ACTAGGAAGTTGTTATGtctatttaattataataatttgctTCGGGATATGCGATACATTCTTGAACGTATTTAAACACTACTTAAATGAACATAATCataatgttataaataaatatttacaaagaaaaatattaacaaactAAATGTATGCAATTGCTAAAAAAACTGATTGAGTGGTACTAGGATTATACCATTAATAGTAACCGACCAACATTCAGTGAACGTTACTCAGCAATAATACTTTTGCCATGGTAATTGTGTTCTAATTTAGTACTTGAAAACACGTTTGTGGACCAATGCCTATAAAATGGTTAAGTAAATTGGCAGCAGCATCAGTTACTGAGAAACCAACAAGCTCAAACAATCAAATCAACATGAAGTTCCTTATCTGCTTGGCTTTCTGCATTGCCGCCGCCCAGGCTGGTTATATCGCTTCTCCAGTGGCGACTTATGCTGCAGCTCCGGCTTATGCCACCGCCTACTCCGCTGCTGCTCCTTTGGCCTACACCGCTCCTGTGGCCACCTATGCCGCTCCTGCCTACTCCTCCTACTCCGCTCCGGTGTACAGAGCTCCGGTCTATACCGCTCCGGTGGCCACCTATGCCGCAGGTCCCGCTTTCGCCGCCCCCATCACCACCTACGCTGCTCCAGCCGTGGTCAGCTCATTCCTGAAGAAGAAATAAGCCGGACTTGTCTGCATTGCAAATTGATCCGACCAAATGATatgataaaaaatgtttcctttaaataaaatataaaaacaaaaacaattaaagcttTGGTACACATTTCTTGGTGGGAGTGGGTGCACTTACAGCAGTTTCATAAGTCATCATATTCATTGCTCAGCATTACCTTTCTTAATTATGGTCGTTTTCGATgcctagaaaaaaaaaactccacAAAAAGGGGACTTATAGAAAATGGTATGAAGGAGTGTATCAAAAAATCATACCACAATTTATCTTCTGTGTTTAGCTTTTTGGTTGTGCATAAAAAAGATCGCAAAATCAATTGTTGGGTTTcttgaaatgtttatttgtttcttcCAAATGTAATTTGTACCTTTGATACAGGAtcagaaaaggcaaaaaaacaaGTTATATAGTGCTGATTTTTGGTTGCAACATATTTCAGGGACACTGGCGtttgacaatttttaaattggcaaAGGAAACCTTACTTTCTAAATTCTTAACAAATAACTTAAGAATGTTTGCAAAAGGAGTTGAAGATGTTTGGTTACCGCAGAGCATGTATACTTAGAAGTTTTAACAGCTCTTCATGGAAGTCATTCTGAACATAATTGTCGCAGAATTGAATATATGATGATAAGTAAGCGGTGCCAAAAACATTAACTGCGTTTGTCTCCAACAAATTTCTTTGAAACTCCCCTTgtttatttgataaaaaaaagtaagtaattatgcaattaaaagATGTGCTTTCAGAaccatattttattaaaaaaaaaacaaatgtctATTTTCTTAAGACTAGTCGTCACTacattgaaatattaattgcatttttacgTATGTCGATATGTTCAAGATAatagatatttaaatatttggaacAATACCACTCAGTGACGAAAGATAAGAAGATCAATAGTCAAAAGAAAAGAGTAATCCATTTGATACGCCGCTGGCTGGTAATAACCGAGGCACAGCTTCCGCGTTCAACGAACATTACCCAACGAGAAATCTCAATGCGGACACAATTGTGTTctaattatgattttttaattcGGAAACGAAACCCGTTTGACAGTGTGTTGGTGACAATTGTGCTATAAAATGGCTAAGTAAAGTTGG
This genomic window from Drosophila gunungcola strain Sukarami chromosome 3R, Dgunungcola_SK_2, whole genome shotgun sequence contains:
- the LOC128263779 gene encoding cuticle protein 16.5-like produces the protein MPIKWLSKLAAASVTEKPTSSNNQINMKFLICLAFCIAAAQAGYIASPVATYAAAPAYATAYSAAAPLAYTAPVATYAAPAYSSYSAPVYRAPVYTAPVATYAAGPAFAAPITTYAAPAVVSSFLKKK